In the genome of Pungitius pungitius chromosome 5, fPunPun2.1, whole genome shotgun sequence, the window GATCGCTGTCTGAATCTGCAGCCAGGATAAAAACCTGCAGGAAACATCACGTGATCTGTGTcttgcacacgcacgcacggatACAAGTTTGTGACAACATTggaagcagcacacacacacacacacacacacacacactgagctgctGTTGGGTCGGTAGGTGAGCGTCCGTGTGATCAGGAACAATGCCCTGGTCAGTGGGCACGCGCAAACGCACGTTGCTCCAAGTTGCACATCAGGCGCACAGCTGGGCACGGAACGAGGCCGATGGGATGGTACCTGGATGCGCCAGTCACTGCGGCGTTGTCGGTGGCTCTGACTTGTGGCGACGTTACAGCCTCCCCGGGTTTTAGCCCGTTAATTAACGCTCGTGTTCAGTCATCAattcagcccccccaccccccgcgacGGTTACCTCACAGCCGGGGTCAGTTCTCCCCGTCACCATTTAACGTTCAACGTGCACTAAAAAGACAccgcggggggtgggggcgccTGCTGGAAACACAACacgttaaatgtttaaataccGGAACGCCTCCGGCTACGTCGGCATAACGGCATTAGTGgccgttagctagctagctagctagcggcTGACCGGCTGATCGCGCTAGCATCGCAGCATCTCAACCGCAACTGTCGAGCTGAACGGGAACGTTGGCCTTCAATAGAAAATACGTTGTAAATAAAAAGGGTGTTTTGCGTTTCAATGTTACTGCTGGGCATGTGGGGTGTTCCCGGCCGTCACCGCCGGCATGCTAACGGCGGCCGTGGCGCGGCTTCACTCGAAAAAGGACCGTTGACGCGAGCCGAGATGAACATTCCTGTCCGCGTTAGCTAACTAGCATGCTAGTCGGCTAGCGGCGCTAGCCAGCCGCCGTACGCCGACCGCTGCGCCTCTCCTCGTCGTTACCCGTCGTCCACTCACCGGTACGCAGCAGAATCCTTCGGCTAGAAAGTCGACGAAAACCCTCCAATACGTCAGTAGCGTGTGGCACTCCTTGCATATCCATGTGTCACGGCGCGATGCCGCgctccacaaaaaaaagtggTCACTGCTTCCTCTCCTTGCTCCTGGTAGCCATCTTTCCTCAACATCAAAATAAAGGCAGCTCGTCCCAGCGCTGATTGAGCCCCGAACAGCAGCATCCTCTCCCGGCCGCCGCCGAGGCGCCGTCCGCAGGGCGACCGCGACACCTGTCGGATGAATGCGAGAAGGCACCCGGTTTACGGGACACATCCATTGGATTAAAGGTTTATCTTCGGTTGGAACTAACAGGATATTGTGCAATAATTTACGAATAAATAAATACGCTTTGTAATTATTATGAAGAATTATTACAACATCAATAATTGTTCCTATGCAAAATCCTACAATAACacactgctttttttcttctcactttgcAAGGGGTAATTTTCCTgatgtctcctcctgcaggaagctCAACAGTTTGACTCATTGAACGTTGTATTATCGACGATGGGACACTAGGTGACAGCAGTTCTCATTTAACTCCCATTCAATCAAAGCCACTGTGTGCTGGGGTTGTGGTTTCCTGTGACAAACCACTCGCCACAGTAACCTCAGCCGGTGAAAGTGATCCCTTGGTGTTACAACACGAGTCATTCTGTGGTAATCGTTCTTCAAAAGAATACGTTTCCAGGTATCTCGTGATATCGGATGACAAGAATGAAGCGGGACGCTCTGGTTCTATTTTCCCTCTTTTGGACCAAAGTCTGTAATCGAAAGCTAAATGTATTGCGTTGTTTAAGGTTTGGGCCTGGAAATGTTCCAGATTGCGATATTAATACCCAATGTCAAATGCAATGCGTGCATGTCAGACCTGAAAGTCTACCTCGTCTTGGCAGTTGGAGATGAAGTGCATCCTTTGTCTGTCCACGTTTATCCCCTgaatcaaaagcaaaaaaaaaaatgtgccttAAGTTTCGATTCCTCGCTTCGTACGCAATTAGGAAAATAACACTACGGTATTGATATTGGCTACGGCCCGGCTCATAATTACAGCAATGGGTAGAAGCTAGTGGTGTTTTCTCTGGAACAAGACTTCGCAAAATTGCTGACGGAGCAGTCCCACCACCTACAAGAGCTTTAGTGAGGAACCAACCCCTACCTCGCCAGGAGGACGAAGCTGCAGTCTGCAAGGTGTCTTTCAGCGCTGAAAAGGAGGAAAAGCCAAGAAGTTTATCAGTAAACCAAGACCTGCAACAACCAGGCAAAGACCCCACAGAAGCACCTGAGGACACAAAAAGAGACATCTCACCGAAGTTCAGCATGGGGGCCGGTGGAACTTTCCCACCACGGAGATGATTGAGTAAATACAAAGGAAAGGAACAACAATGCTCCAAGGAACAGTGTCTTTAAAACATCTGATACAAGACCGAACATGAAGCTCCACTGTGAGCGCGACACGCCGATAACcgaggggagaaaacaaaactggaTGCACCTCTGTGGAGATGCTACCCGCTGTCAATCACGCGCCAATGCCccaaattaatgaattaataattgGCTGCGTTTAATTCCAGGTTGTCGTGCATTGAGTGAGAATTCACGTCAGCAGACCACAGTGGGGTCGGATTAGTTCCTCTGGTGAGTTAAACAACACCAGAGAATCTCAATTCCAACGAAAGAGAGAGTCAGACACGACAATTTTCAATTCAGTTTCAGTTccgtttgataaaaaaaaacatcttgtgtTTAGAACATTTTTTCCGAAAATATAGATCTCACAAGGGAGATTTGGGTTGTTTACATCTTCGTGTTTGGACGATTGTGCGTCTCATCTTTGAATTCAGATAACACAACGAAGGTGATGTCTACTTTCATTCTGAGTTTGCCTGCACAATGGATATCTGCACGCATTtgggggttccccccccccaatggaaaCATGGTGTCCTTCTTCTCATCCAATGCTCTGCGATGAAGCCAATATGCGCATTCGCCAAACCTCTGAATATCAGAATAGGAAAAATCCATCTGTGCAAAATGAAATCCTGTTTAATGCAAGTGGACATGTTGGAAATGTGAAGAGCTGCTAGAACATCAGCGTGCTAGTGGGAGTGGAAGCATTAAAGTAAGGTTGCAGTTTCCTGTAAATGTATCGCTTCCCATCCAGCTCTGCAGGGATGTTTGTCTGCCAACACACTCaaacacttaaaatcctttttgtctgctgcagctgcagtcaCGTGGTCACTCTTACAGGACCGTAAGAATTCCCCTCCGATAAGTTATGACTTCTTATCTAACAGTTCGTGTGGTTTTCATGCCTCGGCAGCTCTGCGTTCGCTCTTTGACACAGATATGCTTTCTTCTGGCCTGATTCTCTTTTTGTCCTTCTTTTTGTCTCAGACCTTTCTGCTAAATCTTCGCTTTAAAAGGAGTCTGTCCCTGTGTTTCCTGATAATCACGTGATTCCCCAGACATGATTTCACTCCCATTCGAGCCCTTTCTCTTCGTGGGAGATCTGGGGGAGGAACGACTGGGACGGGTTCAGGGGGTGGTTGTCCTCCGGGTGTGTGAACAGTAAATCATATCCATAAAGCGGCCCGACAAAGCAGGACTTTGTCAAGTCGTATGAGGACACCGAGgcccctttttttgttcaataCAAAACGCCTTATTtcaatttcaacaacaaaagcaatgaCAGGATTATCAGCCATCGCTGCAGCTTCAAGCAGCTTTTCATCCTCTTTTGACTTgccttcttgtttttatttcagttactATATTGTTCAGCGTTCATCTGTCATGTGGCCAACTGCAGCAGCGGAACCTGTTTTCAGTTCAAAACTTCTGATGACCCCGGTGCactgttcattttggcagctatttctgatttagtcttagtcttttagacgaaaatgcatgttagttttagtcacatttagtcattttaatccttcttagttttagtctgGTTTTCGTCGACGAAAACTCTGaccattttagtctagttttagtcacattaaactcattttcttcccttctcaggcccagggaccccctgtgttgtgtctacaactgcataacaGTGTCAGAATCTCACTGGAGACGACCCAAGAGCAGACGCGGGACGCAGGTGGGCTGGATGCAGAGTTTTTATTTATGAACGCGACCTGGACGGGCGCACGATGAGTCGTGGTCAGCCAGGCGAGGGTCAAACaggagacaggcgagggtcggGCTGGAGACAGGCATGGTCAGACAGACGAGGGTCGGGCAGGGGACAGGCGAGGGTCGAGCaggagacaggcgagggtcgggcaggagacaggcgagggtcgggcaggagacaggcgagggtcgggcaggagacaggcgagggtcgagcaggagacaggcgagggtcggGCTGGAGACAGGCATGGTCAGACAGACGAGGGTCGGGCaggagacaggcgagggtcgagcaggagacaggcgagggtcgggcaggagacaggcgagggtcgggcaggagacaggcgagggtcgggcaggagacaggcgagggtcgggcaggagacaggcgagggtcgggcaggagacaggcgagggtcgagcaggagacaggcgagggtcggGCTGGAGACAGGCATGGTCAGACAGACGAGGGTCGGGCaggagacaggcgagggtcgagcaggagacaggcgagggtcgggcaggagacaggcgagggtcgggcaggagacaggcgagggtcgggcaggagacaggcgagggtcggGCGGGAGACAGGCAAGGGTCGGGCGggagacaggcgagggtcggGCAGGAGACAGACGAGGGTCGGGCGGGAGACAGGCGTGGTCAGACAGACGAGGGTCGGGCaggagacaggcgagggtcgagcaggagacaggcgagggtcgggcaggagacaggcgaggatcgggcaggagacaggcgagggtcgagcaggagacaggcgagggtcgggcaggagacaggcgagggtcggGCAGGAGACAGACGAGGGTCGGGCGGGAGACAGGCGTGGTCAGACAGACGAGGGTCGGGCaggagacaggcgagggtcgagcaggagacaggcgagggtcgggcaggagacaggcgagggtcggGCAGGAGACAGGCGTGGTCAGACAGACGAGGGTCGGGCAGGAGACAggtgtggtcagacaggcgggggtcgagcaggaCAGAggcgtggtcagacaggcgagGGTCGGGCAGGAGACAGGCGTGGTCAGACAGGTGGGGATCGTTCACTAAGAGCAGGTCGGGAGAGACGGAGAAAAACGCTGGAAGGCTTGGCAAAagacacaagacgatctggcagggagccgacaaacgaacagaggttaaatacacaggggaggaaATCAGGGAACgggaaacacctgggagggggcGGAGAGAAATAATTGACAAGACAACATACTGTGACAAACAGTCCATCTTGCAGTacttgtccattagatatctcTCCTAGGatgggccacaatgggttctaaagtttgacagaggggccaagaacagatggatggatataaatgacatgcgaaaaatcattacatgaaaggatttggcttttaagaagtagcaaagcatttatctGCAAgtatatttaacaaatttgcaagggtgtaaagctccgcaGACTTCACGAGAACCAGGAACCTAAACCTCGCGATGCTTTTGACACGACCAAcggaaacgtcatggtcctttattgtttccactgtgaaatggcttgtcccaacaaaagagaccccttaacGTCCTACAATCGGTGAAAGGCATTatttttttgggctggatcgTGAACCAgtcattctcaactggacccccactttttattgaacagtcttttatttctctttctctcctctttatctttTGGTTTCACCACTcgtggttttcctccacctgctctgtgccaccacatccttcacctgcactgagcagctccatcaaaagcctccacctgtcacgtgtgctcgcgcgttctttgttgcttagtaacaaaccGAGACGGTTCAACACCGTCTTCTCGAGACGTGGCgcgtgaactggttgaagtgcgcgtgtctccaAACGCTGGCCACCAGAAAACAAGAAAGGTGACAAGcaccaccgctgcccccacagtgaccgagcggtctgggtccgtggaCGACGTCATCATGACACGTTAATAACCGCTGTACGGGGCCGAACGTCTGTTAGGTGcacgcaaataaaaaaaaataccaacatTTTCGTTTCGTTAACAAAAGTTAGCAGAGATTTAGTCATAgtcacatttttattgtttaagaTCCGCTTTCGTCTCGTTttagtcatggaaaaaaggtcGTCAACGATATGAACGCTGCCCCGGTGTCCGCTGCACGAGCCGCACAAAACATTAGCATGAAGCTATTTAGCCCTTTAGCATCTCGCAGCTAAAGCAGGTGGAGTCAACGAAAGCGCAAAGTAGCCTACGATATATTGTGACGTTCATGTAGAAGGGACAGACATACGCGTTGTTGTGTTGTAAAGCAAACTTTTTCTATTAAGGGGGTTGAAACAACTGTTGCTGGAGCGAAAAACAGCAGCACCACCGCAAAGTTGTGGTTTTTCTGTGGTTTTATCAAACCCAGCTTGCTATTTACAAACTGTTTTTATTAGGAACGCAGCCACAAAACCACAGGCGGTGACTAAAGGCACTTATTGCTAATCGGTTTAAAGTGAACGAGCTTTACTCAGTTCTGCTCTAAAAGATGCAGATTTACATCGTTACCCTCGGTCTGCAGTTACTGAACCTCGTCTGTTGCATGATGCAACAGCTGCAGCGATGCGTGGGAGGCCTTGTGGCCTGCGGCTGAATGAAGGTGTCACCCAGGTCAAGTTGGCAGACAGATTAGTCAGCTGGGAAAAGTTGTGTTGATGATTAAACGTCGTCGATTGGAGCAATGAACTTGTGCGTGCTGAAGGGTCCCAGAATGCAGAGTTCTCCTGTTAGCGACCCCACCTTGAAATACActgtaaaatgaagaaaaaaatgacattgaaaTTGGGACATGAGATTTAGAGACAGAATCATTTTCTCATGCCACactgagaaaaaacaacatataaTTCTGCAAATATTGAActattcattttataaaaatagCTTAAATTCTTCTTGTACTTTGGGTGAGGACGTCATATCGTGATGCACATATTCCAGTGAAAGTAACCGGAAATAAACCCATATTAGTCAAACAAGCTTCCCGCGAAGTGTCTGATCCCTCACGGGTTGCCAAAACCGACGCCTCCAGTAGGAAAAAGCTCAACGGCAGACTGTGCACCGGTagctacatgcacacacacgaaCGCGTGAACTCTCACACAGACAAGAGGCCCCGGAGTGAAACGCAATCAGTGCGGGCAGTGAGCATTCCAGGTAAAACGCCCCCGGAGACGCTCACCAGCCGCCACCCTGCTGTGCAGCTCTGAGAGCGATGGAAGGCAAGGCAAGTTTAtatgtatagcgcttttcatacacaaggcAGACTCAAAGTGGCTCACATCATAACATGTCatacaataaagtgaaataaaatgcaagaattaaaagacaattaagATAACtcacgatgcccccccccccccgaaaaaacacAGTTCTTGATGAGTTTGACTTTATTGTCGTAATGCGTGCTTGGATTCCTTGATGCGTGGCAGGTATTTGTCGCGGTTGATATAAGATAAGTGTTTCTGTGAAGACACGctggagaaataaataaaaataacccGCAGGGTTTGGGTGAAGAGGTAATTGGTTGGAAGCGCGCCAGCGAACCGCCGACGCTTTCATCCCACTTTCATTTTCCCCCGTACAGCCGTATATAAATCCACCTGcagctctcctcctcactgcagcaCCTTCACAGACCCCGAAGAGACCGAGCTTCCGAGCAGCACCAACAAACCCCAGAGACATGGCCTCCTCCACTGCGGCGCTCCTCCTGCTGGGACTCCTCTGCGTGGGCTTCGCATCAGGTGAGACTCCTCCATCTCGAATCCACCCGCCGGGCCGCCTGCCGattttaacaccccccccccccccctcccccccttctgcgttttctctctgcagctgagATGATGGTGGACTGCTGCCTGACGGTGGCTGAGAAGCCCATGCCGCTTCACCTCCTTCAGAGCTACACCATCCAGGAGGCTGGGAACGGGTGTAGAATCAGCGCCACCGGGTGAGTGGCGAGCTCGTCTCCATTAACCAGCAGCAGGCTCCCGTGTGGTCTGAGGTCCGACCTCACTCACCTGCCTCTCATCTGCTGCAACAGGTTCATCACAAAGCTTGGAAAGACGCTGTGCGTCTCCCACCCCAACAATAAGTTATGGGTGAGGAAATACATCAAATACCTGGATGAGAAAAGAGCAGGACGCCACTGAATCAGGTAAATATCGCCCGACACGGCGTTCTGCTAACGGTTCCACGCTAAATGCTTCATCGCCGCTCCTCCTGTCTGCAGgcgtggagaggagaggattctgggaaaagatggctgaagaggaagaagggccGACTCGGATGAGAATGTTCTGTAGAAGAGTCGTGTGCGGTTTTGAGTgtgttttccttccttttgtggAGTTTGTGGCGTTGAACTCGACCCATTTCGTTTTCATAATTTCACATCAATTATTTTCAACTGTACGGTGACTTCCTTTTTATATTATAATCATAAATCTGTAAAGTATGTTAGCAAAATGTATCCAAATGTATTCTATGATTATGTTCTCAgacagtttgttgttttttaaaataaagttttgttttattttttaaactctgGTTGCGTCCTTTCATTTGAACTTCATTTGAATATTCCTgaataaagcacattttaaatagGTGTTTTCACTTATTTAGCAGCAGGTGGAAATACAGGTTATACAGTTATGAGCCTCTTGTATCCATGACGTCCTTGATGTCCAGGTCCGAGGAGGAGGGGCTCTACTGAGAGGAGATGGGCGGGGCGTCAGGTGACAAGGCGTAGAGTACCCACAATGCATAGCGTTGTGTCAAACGCAGGTTGACTGGGAGAAACCCGGAGGCatgaaggataaaaaaaacaaccatccaAGAGTATGCGATGCTACTTTAAAACTGTAAACTGAACTTAATCATCGACCTGTTTTGACCAAATCTGTTTAATAGATTACTTAACAATCACCTTTATGAGAGCCTGCAAGTCGTTCTAACCGGAGAGGaagaaaatattacatttaaaaaaatctatttacaATATGAAATAAACCCAAGTCGtgatgttgccatggtaacgggCCATGTCGCAGCAAACAGCAGCACTATTCGTATTTAGCACGTACCGCACCATCCATCATGAGAGGACAGGAGTTTCGTGCCTTCCCATAATCCCTTGCGGCGGCTGCATTTAAAGCAAAGCGCCTTTAGTTAGTCAAGCGGATCTACCTCACTGTTAAATGCACACTTTGGATTTgttcccttttgtgtgtgtttttttctaaatgtgatGCATAAAAAGAGAAGTCgtattattgttttaaaagcTCAAAATGGCACAGACTGTAAAAGCAAGttgttttaaaaccaaaaagagCTTCTCATATGATTTTGGTGTGATAATTGTCTCCTTATTTCTGCCTCAGTGATGCGTTTCTCTTCATTCCCAACATTTCTCAGAATAAGCTGACATTGAAAGATAACAGAAAGTTCTTCTGACTTCCATTGACCATTTGACCTTCCTAATGTCAAAAGGCGCACTGgaatttcccacaatgcatgtGGTTCTGCTTTAGTTCCCCTCAGGTCAACTAAGACCAAAACACTATCAGTATCATTTATGTAGAACTATATTTACTTTGCATAACTCTGCAGATATAGCAGTTTAACTTTAATGACCCAAAGGacattttacccccccccccctcccccctctcattgCAAGTGGTGGATGAGCAACGACACGCACAAGGATTCTGGATTCCGCAGGTTCTTTCACCTCAGGTGTGTCGGCTTTACTTCTTTCACTCCGTTTCCCGTAAACGCTTCAGAGGGGGAATTCCAACAGACCGGATCCGCTCAGCATCCAGCGGCTGATTTACACGAAAGTGAAACTCCTTTTTGTTGAACAAATAGGGCTGATGATGCAACGGGGTTCAGCCAGAGAAAGACATCGCTACACCCCGATGATACAATGGGTCACTTCATGGAGAGCTCAAATCAGTTAGTTCCATGTTTATTCAAATTGTGTAATGTTGTGTATCGTGTTTCTTCCTTGCTTGGGTttggatttatttaaataatacgtTATTTAGTAACATCCAATGGATCCCACTAGAATGTGTGAGTGTTATCTTAAGTGTTAAAGCAAGTTGCACCACAAAGTTTATTGGATTGCCTCATCCTTTATATTATCTCATAAGAtacgtgtgtgagacacactTGAAAATACAGTTTGTAGTTTAGGACAAAGATTAAACCTGTGTGCCGCAGATAGAGAGAAAGCTATTCTAATCCATACTACAGTTACATGTATTATTCACACGCTGTGTCGAGGTGTGACCGTGCACCGATGGGTCGATGAGGGGTTAAATCACAGAGAATCAGAGATTGCAGAAGTGGGCCTGCGTACTGGACGCGGTTCCTCTTACCGTGGAAAGAACAAAGTCCAAGGAGTGCTGGGAAATGAAGAAATGTGTAGAAGAGAGAGGTAGGTGGGGTCCAGTGGGCGGTTGTGACCAGTGAGAGTTTCTCAGTTCACGGAGTGACCGGGGGAGGGCGAGTCTTGGGGGGAGGGGCATGAAAATGAAAGTGAGTGGACATCTTCTGAGAGCATAAAAGAGCAGCCTTGTCCCTCACAGGCAGTATCCTCTCTTCCTTTGGCCACAGTAGTTGCTGAGAAGACAGAGCAgcctcagccaatcagctcccagggagacagagagaccaTGACATCACTGGGGGGCGCCAAGCTCTTCTTCTGCATCCTCTTCGTCACCTACTGCTGCACAGGTGagtttgctctttttctttccgTCTTTGGACGCATCACCGCAACCGTCCACCTTGTGAAACGGGTCAGTGAACAAGAACAACAGGATGGGATTCATCAGAACTAATTCCTGCTGGAGGAAGAGGtttagacgcacacacacacacacacacacacacacacacacacacacacacacacacacgcacacacacacacctgtgcttttttttcacccgAGTTGTTCGGCTCTCTGTGAAATAACTCATTTCTCAACTTATTTCTGTGTGAGGCCGCTTAGTCAGAGCAGTAAAATCATTAGACCTTTGATCCAGATTAGGAAATATGCCACTAAAGAGCCTTTAAAGGAGTccggagtcccccccccccccccccctcggctccTCTGTAGTGGGTTAATGATTAATACTCAGTGTCAGGTGGCCACGTTGATTGTGACGCTGATGACACGTGTGTGGAGTTGTAGGAAGTCTCTGCATGCAGGAGGGATAAgttgcccttgagcaaggctcTTCaccgcagacccccccccccccccctccctccctccacccccatgCATTTCCTCCTGCTGagtgattcatttatttattgtctaGATATTTTTAAGTGTAGATCCACAGAGTTTCTGTAAtgcattgtattgtttttattctcaCTGAAATGGAtaaatgtcacatgtcacacGGCACTGTGTCCATTCTAAGTGAAGACTAACTGAGTGAGACTAGTGTTCGATGTATACTCATGAAGGTAGTGACACTTTTGTCCCTTTTGTCCTCCGTGTTTCAGTGACGTTTTCCCAGATTCCCTCGGACTGCTGCTTGGAAGTCGGAAACAATTTTATCAACAAACAGAATGTTGTCGACTACTTTCATCAGATCAGCGGACACGGCTGCGCTATAGACGCCACGATGTAAGTTCAGgtggcgtgagtgtgtgtctgtgtgtgtgtgtgtctgtgtgtgtgtgtgagtcaggaAGCACAAACAGGTGTTGGGTGTCTCTGACCCGgatgatgttggtgtttttgcagcTTGGTCAACAGACAAGACAGAAAGTTCTGTTTCCCCTCCGACCAGCCGTGGGTCCATGAAGTGGTGAAGCACGTGGTCGCCCTGAAGAAACACTGCAAGAGACACGGGTACAAGGTAACTAACGCCACTACCAagtaactaccaagtaactaacgccactaccaagtaactaccaagtaactaacgccactaccaagtaactaccaagtaactaacgCCACTACCAAGTAACTATCACACTAACAagtaactaccaagtaactaccaagtaactaacgccactaccaagtaactaacacactaacaagtaactaccaagtaactaTCACACTAACAagtaactaccaagtaactaacgCCACCACCAAGTAACTACAGGGTAACTAACACACTACCAagtaactaccaagtaactaacgCACTAACAagtaactaccaagtaactaacgCCACCACCAAGTAACTACAGGGTAACTAACACACTACCAagtaactaccaagtaactaacgCACTAACAagtaactaccaagtaactaacgCCACCACCAAGTAACTACAGGGTAACTATCACACTACCAagtaactaccaagtaactaacacactaccaagtaactaccaagtaactaacgCACTAACAagtaactaccaagtaactaacacactaacaagtaactaccaagtaactaacacactaccaagtaactaccaagtaactaacacactaccaagtaactaccaagtaactaacacactaacaagtaactaccaagtaactaacgccactaccaagtaactaccaagtaactaacgccactaccaagtaactaccaagtaactaacgCCACTACCAAGTAACTATCACACTAACAagtaactaccaagtaactaccaagtaactaacgccactaccaagtaactaacacactaacaagtaactaccaagtaactaTCACACTAACAagtaactaccaagtaactaacgCCACCACCAAGTAACTACAGGGTAACTAACACACTACCAagtaactaccaagtaactaacgCACTAACAagtaactaccaagtaactaacgCCACCACCAAGTAACTACAGGGTAACTAACACACTACCAagtaactaccaagtaactaacgCACTAACAagtaactaccaagtaactaacgCCACCACCAAGTAACTACAGGGTAACTATCACACTACCAagtaactaccaagtaactaacacactaccaagtaactaccaagtaactaacgCACTAACAagtaactaccaagtaactaacacactaacaagtaactaccaagtaactaacacactaccaagtaactaccaagtaactaacacactaccaagtaactaccaagtaactaacacactaacaagtaactaccaagtaactaacaACTCCTCACTGACTTTAAAACAGGGAAGACGCTATTGGCTTTAGTTTCtgaagtctgtttgtgtgtctacagCCACCACCCTGCAAAAAAGTGAAGCAGAAGTGAACACCacagcgacctttgaccccttcaGCCCCAGACGCAGCCGGAGAGGACCACGGCGGGTcagggaagaggagaaagggatCGAACAGCCCTATGACTAAAGAGAGCTTTACCTTTTCTTCCATTATATTTATACAACATTTTTGATTCACAATGAAATAGAAACATTCCTGAAGggtatttgtatattttgttaaagatatttcttttttaataaccCAAGAATATGAACGTTTGTAAAAGTAAGTTGTC includes:
- the LOC119224930 gene encoding C-C motif chemokine 19-like, with translation MTSLGGAKLFFCILFVTYCCTVTFSQIPSDCCLEVGNNFINKQNVVDYFHQISGHGCAIDATILVNRQDRKFCFPSDQPWVHEVVKHVVALKKHCKRHGYKPPPCKKVKQK
- the LOC119224931 gene encoding C-C motif chemokine 19-like; this encodes MASSTAALLLLGLLCVGFASAEMMVDCCLTVAEKPMPLHLLQSYTIQEAGNGCRISATGFITKLGKTLCVSHPNNKLWVRKYIKYLDEKRAGRH